A genomic window from Cloacibacillus evryensis DSM 19522 includes:
- the cas4 gene encoding CRISPR-associated protein Cas4 yields MFSEKARITGMILQAYGICHRQVWFLTHSVFADQENELLSLGRIVDENSYAREKHQVMFGGNKFDFMRNQDGLLVISEIKKSSRAEKSSILQLAHYLYELEKEGIASMGVLLYPTEKKRTAVILTEELKRVLDQSYAVIEELALSEKPPHLVQCKYCKKCAYGDYCWS; encoded by the coding sequence ATGTTCTCTGAGAAGGCCAGAATAACCGGAATGATTTTACAGGCGTATGGTATATGCCATAGACAGGTATGGTTCTTAACGCACAGTGTGTTTGCCGACCAGGAAAACGAACTCCTTTCGTTGGGGCGCATTGTTGATGAGAATAGTTATGCCAGAGAAAAACATCAGGTAATGTTCGGAGGAAACAAGTTCGACTTTATGCGAAATCAAGATGGCCTCCTTGTCATCTCTGAAATAAAAAAGAGCAGCCGTGCGGAAAAATCCTCAATACTACAACTTGCGCATTATCTCTACGAACTTGAAAAGGAGGGAATCGCGTCAATGGGGGTGCTGTTATATCCGACAGAAAAGAAACGAACAGCGGTTATTTTGACAGAAGAATTGAAAAGAGTCCTTGATCAGTCATATGCCGTTATAGAAGAGCTTGCGTTGTCAGAGAAACCACCGCATCTGGTGCAATGTAAGTATTGCAAAAAATGTGCCTATGGAGATTATTGCTGGAGTTAA
- the cas1b gene encoding type I-B CRISPR-associated endonuclease Cas1b, which translates to MGKTLYLLSNGELKRKDNTLFIARENENPKFLPVETLDEINIFGEVDFNKSLLEFISQKEVILHFYNHYGYYVGTFYPREHLNSGAVILAQAAYYMDAAKRIEIASSFVIGAIDNMKRVMEYYQRRAMVEISDIVEALDVYSERAPQSKDVAELMGIEGNSREKYYEFFDRVVKDDAFKMVNRTRRPPSNRMNALISFLNTMCYTLVLSQIYRTHLDPRIGFLHETNFRRFSLNLDVAEIFKPILVDRLIFSLINKREIQEKHFEKQSGGGIYLSESGREIVLRAWEGRLNETIEHPALGRKVSYRGLVRMEIYKLQKHMMENIKYVPYTSRW; encoded by the coding sequence ATGGGAAAGACACTTTACCTCTTAAGTAACGGTGAATTAAAAAGAAAAGACAACACGCTGTTTATCGCCAGAGAGAACGAGAATCCTAAGTTCCTGCCGGTAGAGACATTAGATGAGATAAATATATTTGGTGAGGTGGATTTCAACAAAAGCCTGCTGGAATTTATATCGCAAAAAGAGGTCATCCTGCATTTTTATAATCATTATGGGTATTATGTCGGAACGTTTTATCCAAGGGAACACCTAAACTCAGGGGCAGTGATCCTCGCGCAGGCGGCGTATTATATGGACGCTGCGAAAAGAATAGAAATAGCTTCTTCATTTGTTATTGGTGCTATAGATAATATGAAGAGGGTGATGGAATATTACCAGCGCAGGGCGATGGTGGAGATAAGCGATATCGTCGAAGCTTTAGACGTTTACAGCGAGCGGGCGCCGCAAAGTAAAGATGTGGCTGAATTGATGGGAATAGAGGGCAACTCGCGGGAGAAGTATTATGAATTCTTCGACCGTGTCGTGAAGGATGACGCCTTTAAGATGGTAAACAGAACCCGGCGTCCGCCGTCAAACCGCATGAACGCTTTGATAAGTTTTTTAAATACGATGTGCTATACACTGGTCCTATCCCAAATCTACCGAACGCATCTGGATCCGAGGATCGGTTTTCTACATGAGACGAATTTTCGCCGGTTCAGCCTGAATCTTGACGTCGCGGAAATCTTTAAACCGATTTTGGTGGACAGGCTGATATTCTCACTTATCAACAAACGTGAGATCCAAGAAAAGCATTTTGAAAAACAGAGCGGCGGAGGGATTTATTTAAGCGAAAGCGGCCGCGAGATCGTCTTGCGCGCGTGGGAAGGGCGGCTCAATGAAACGATCGAACATCCGGCGCTTGGCAGGAAGGTCAGTTACCGTGGCCTGGTACGCATGGAGATATATAAACTGCAAAAGCACATGATGGAGAATATAAAATACGTGCCATATACGAGCAGGTGGTAA
- the cas2 gene encoding CRISPR-associated endonuclease Cas2 → MFVIMFYDVGEKRVNKVLKTARKYLTWIQNSVLEGELTPATLEALKVDVKNIIDNEYDSVLFYVWRTERYMTRDTIGIKRGSVDSFI, encoded by the coding sequence ATGTTTGTCATCATGTTTTATGATGTGGGGGAAAAAAGGGTAAATAAAGTTTTGAAAACGGCAAGAAAGTATTTGACGTGGATTCAAAACTCCGTGTTAGAAGGCGAACTGACACCGGCGACGCTCGAAGCGCTGAAAGTCGATGTAAAAAATATCATTGACAATGAATATGATAGCGTACTGTTTTATGTGTGGAGGACAGAGCGGTATATGACGCGAGACACTATTGGCATAAAACGTGGCAGCGTTGACTCATTTATTTAG
- the cas6 gene encoding CRISPR-associated endoribonuclease Cas6, with amino-acid sequence MHISLFINSHESRVLRLPCSNLHLFQSLIYKLLPPDRAAFLHDQGYIIDNRPLKLFAMSWPIAEKPPRLAGGFLEFDLPIRLVVSTPITSTMDGIASGALMNKYMHIGANTVCCERVEVNCYNAASDEIMIRTLSPISCYSQMLRHDGRKYTAYFSPFEKDFSNSIHNNLNRKFRAIHTAAEVPEGVVEILPIGVPKERVAKFKEDNSFPIKGWEGRFKLKGPKELLQVALDCGLGAKNSLGFGCIMPAC; translated from the coding sequence ATGCACATATCGCTGTTTATTAATTCTCATGAATCGAGAGTATTAAGGCTGCCATGCTCCAACTTGCATCTTTTCCAATCGTTGATATATAAACTTCTTCCTCCTGACAGGGCTGCGTTTCTCCATGATCAGGGCTATATAATCGATAACCGTCCGCTAAAATTATTCGCGATGAGCTGGCCAATAGCGGAAAAGCCCCCAAGACTTGCCGGAGGTTTTTTAGAATTTGATTTGCCGATTCGTTTAGTAGTATCCACTCCGATAACGTCGACAATGGATGGCATTGCGAGCGGTGCGTTAATGAATAAATATATGCATATAGGGGCAAATACTGTGTGCTGCGAAAGGGTTGAGGTGAATTGTTACAATGCCGCATCTGATGAAATAATGATCAGGACGCTTTCTCCGATTAGTTGTTATTCGCAGATGCTGCGGCATGACGGGCGTAAATACACGGCTTACTTTTCTCCATTTGAAAAGGACTTTTCAAATTCTATACATAACAATCTTAATCGAAAATTTCGGGCAATACACACAGCGGCCGAAGTTCCGGAAGGCGTTGTTGAAATACTTCCAATAGGCGTGCCAAAAGAGCGAGTTGCGAAATTCAAGGAGGACAACTCTTTCCCCATAAAGGGCTGGGAGGGCAGATTCAAACTGAAAGGCCCCAAAGAGTTGCTTCAGGTGGCTTTAGACTGCGGCCTGGGGGCAAAGAACAGCCTGGGCTTCGGCTGTATCATGCCAGCCTGTTAG
- a CDS encoding 1-propanol dehydrogenase PduQ — translation MEKFSSITTIYMGKDALADAVGGARRVFIVSDPFMVSSGKVSYVTDYLQGSGAEYEIFSDVQADPDIETVAAGMARIVEFKPDHVVVLGGGSPIDAAKAIVFFAHRQGAIPPCPFTAIPTTSGTGSEVSSFAVITDHKKNVKYPMVDDSLLPTSAVLNAELVMSVPPKVTADAGLDVLTHAIEAFVSTNRTDFTDAMAEKAIKLIYRYLLTVYREPGDYEARQRVHNASCMAGIAFSNAGLGLNHAMAHTLGAKFHIAHGRANAILLPYVMSFNAGCATQLTDTAKRYAKIAYLCDISTVSVRQSALNVIRTIRSWTRKMDIPPTIREAGVSEADFRGKLPEMVEDALADGCLTTAPRRCTGDDIRQVFENAYNGKLP, via the coding sequence ATGGAAAAATTTTCTTCAATTACCACTATATACATGGGAAAAGACGCATTGGCCGATGCCGTAGGCGGCGCGCGGCGGGTCTTCATCGTCTCCGACCCTTTTATGGTTTCAAGCGGCAAGGTATCCTATGTCACCGATTATCTTCAGGGCTCCGGAGCGGAATATGAGATTTTCTCCGATGTGCAGGCCGACCCGGATATAGAGACCGTCGCCGCGGGGATGGCGCGCATCGTGGAGTTCAAGCCAGATCACGTCGTCGTGCTCGGCGGCGGTTCGCCGATCGACGCGGCGAAGGCGATCGTCTTTTTCGCGCACCGTCAGGGGGCTATTCCTCCCTGTCCTTTCACTGCGATCCCGACTACGAGCGGCACGGGCTCCGAGGTGAGCAGTTTCGCCGTCATTACGGATCATAAAAAGAATGTCAAATACCCGATGGTAGACGACAGTTTGCTGCCGACCTCGGCGGTGCTGAACGCGGAGCTTGTGATGAGCGTGCCGCCGAAGGTGACGGCCGACGCGGGGCTGGATGTGCTGACGCACGCCATAGAGGCTTTTGTCTCAACGAACCGCACGGATTTTACGGACGCGATGGCGGAGAAGGCGATCAAGCTCATTTACCGCTATCTGCTCACCGTCTATCGGGAGCCGGGCGATTATGAGGCGCGGCAGCGCGTGCACAACGCCTCCTGCATGGCGGGCATCGCCTTTTCCAACGCCGGGCTAGGCCTCAACCACGCGATGGCGCACACGCTCGGCGCGAAGTTCCATATCGCCCACGGGCGCGCGAACGCGATCCTGCTGCCCTATGTGATGAGTTTCAACGCCGGCTGCGCGACCCAATTGACGGATACGGCGAAGCGTTACGCGAAGATAGCCTATCTTTGCGATATTTCGACGGTCAGCGTAAGGCAGAGCGCGCTGAACGTCATCCGCACGATACGTTCGTGGACCAGGAAGATGGATATCCCCCCGACGATCAGGGAGGCCGGCGTCAGCGAGGCGGATTTCCGCGGGAAGCTGCCGGAGATGGTGGAGGACGCCCTGGCCGACGGCTGTCTCACGACCGCGCCGCGCCGCTGCACCGGGGATGATATCCGTCAGGTCTTTGAAAACGCCTATAACGGCAAACTGCCATGA
- a CDS encoding BMC domain-containing protein, with protein sequence MPGKQVTLAHVIAHPVADLYGKLGLFETEGAIGIFTITPSEGAMIAADIASKAANISIGYVDRFNGSLLITGDVAAVEAAMRDVMSVLCDLMAFTPARITRT encoded by the coding sequence GTGCCGGGTAAACAAGTCACCTTGGCGCATGTCATCGCTCATCCTGTGGCGGATCTTTACGGGAAGCTCGGCCTCTTCGAGACGGAGGGGGCGATCGGCATCTTCACGATCACGCCGAGCGAGGGCGCGATGATCGCCGCCGATATCGCCTCCAAGGCGGCGAATATCTCGATCGGCTACGTGGACCGTTTCAACGGCTCGCTGCTCATTACGGGAGATGTGGCGGCGGTGGAGGCGGCGATGCGCGACGTCATGTCGGTGCTTTGCGACCTGATGGCCTTTACGCCGGCGCGCATAACGCGCACCTGA
- a CDS encoding EutP/PduV family microcompartment system protein, with translation MRPDGLYAGAHNAHLMSVAGKGRRVIFIGASMAGKTTLTQAMMREELRYRKTQTLDIVGGFIIDTPGEYLERGGLRGALSVASAEAGLIVFLQSAAAVQSFFPPAFASMFGKPVAGVVTKADIASPEEIEEAKRRLARAGVKRVFVTSAYTGEGIQEFIDFIDSLD, from the coding sequence TTGCGACCTGATGGCCTTTACGCCGGCGCGCATAACGCGCACCTGATGTCCGTCGCCGGCAAGGGGCGGCGCGTCATCTTTATCGGAGCCTCGATGGCGGGCAAGACGACGCTGACGCAGGCGATGATGCGCGAAGAGCTGCGCTACCGCAAGACGCAGACGCTCGACATCGTCGGAGGCTTCATCATCGACACGCCGGGCGAGTACCTTGAGAGGGGCGGCCTGCGCGGGGCGCTCTCTGTGGCGTCCGCGGAGGCGGGGCTCATCGTATTTCTCCAGAGCGCGGCCGCCGTACAGAGTTTTTTCCCGCCGGCGTTCGCCTCGATGTTCGGCAAGCCGGTCGCCGGAGTGGTGACCAAGGCCGACATCGCCTCGCCGGAGGAGATCGAAGAGGCGAAGCGGCGGCTGGCGCGCGCGGGAGTGAAGCGGGTATTTGTTACCAGCGCCTATACGGGCGAGGGTATTCAGGAATTTATAGATTTCATTGATTCATTAGATTAA